A single Aquisalimonas asiatica DNA region contains:
- a CDS encoding Trm112 family protein yields the protein MAVDRKLLDILCCPVTKIPLEPLSRDRLDALNAAIEDGRAQYQDGTAVNGPVTEALITENGERIYLVEDGIPVLLEERALTARGLGWI from the coding sequence ATGGCCGTCGACCGTAAACTGCTGGACATTCTCTGCTGTCCGGTCACCAAGATCCCGCTCGAGCCGCTCTCCCGCGACCGGCTTGACGCCCTGAACGCCGCCATCGAGGACGGGCGGGCGCAATACCAGGACGGCACGGCCGTGAACGGTCCGGTGACCGAGGCACTGATCACCGAGAACGGCGAGCGGATCTACCTGGTGGAGGACGGCATCCCCGTGCTGCTGGAGGAACGGGCGCTCACCGCGCGCGGGCTCGGCTGGATCTGA
- the prmC gene encoding peptide chain release factor N(5)-glutamine methyltransferase produces MDRTPASLLRAARQQLDGREADWLLMHVTGLSGARLQLAADEPLDASTATAFRDLVSQRRGGTPLAYLIGTQPFRSLELTVDPRVLIPRPETEELVERALTLVPANGPASVADLGTGSGAIALALKSERPGWRVTAVEASADALAVARANADRLGLDVDWRHGCWFTPLSGQTFDLIVSNPPYVADDDPDLEADVATHEPAGALLAGADGLDAIRCIVAAAPAHLTDTGWLLLEHGHRQGEAVRAILSAAGFSAVRTHRDQQGLERCTEGCLRGDEDHG; encoded by the coding sequence GTGGACCGCACGCCGGCCAGCCTGCTCCGCGCGGCACGCCAGCAACTGGACGGCCGCGAGGCCGACTGGTTGCTCATGCATGTCACGGGCCTGTCCGGCGCCCGGCTCCAGCTCGCCGCCGACGAACCGCTGGACGCGAGCACGGCCACCGCCTTCCGGGACCTCGTCTCGCAGCGCCGCGGCGGCACCCCCCTCGCTTACCTCATCGGCACACAACCGTTCCGGTCGCTGGAGCTGACCGTCGATCCCCGCGTACTGATCCCGCGCCCCGAGACGGAGGAGCTGGTCGAGCGCGCCCTGACGCTGGTTCCGGCCAACGGCCCGGCCTCCGTGGCTGATCTGGGGACCGGCAGCGGCGCCATCGCCCTGGCCCTGAAATCGGAACGGCCCGGGTGGCGCGTCACCGCGGTGGAGGCGAGCGCCGACGCCCTGGCCGTCGCACGGGCGAATGCCGACCGGCTCGGCCTGGACGTGGACTGGCGCCACGGATGCTGGTTCACGCCGCTGTCCGGGCAGACGTTTGATCTGATCGTGAGCAACCCGCCCTACGTCGCCGACGACGATCCGGACCTGGAGGCGGACGTCGCCACCCATGAACCGGCGGGCGCGCTGCTTGCGGGGGCCGACGGACTGGATGCGATCCGCTGCATCGTCGCGGCGGCGCCGGCCCACCTGACCGACACGGGCTGGCTGTTGCTGGAACATGGCCACCGCCAGGGCGAGGCCGTCCGCGCGATCCTGTCGGCAGCCGGCTTCAGCGCCGTTCGCACCCATCGCGACCAGCAGGGCCTGGAGCGCTGCACCGAAGGCTGTCTGCGAGGAGACGAGGACCATGGATGA
- a CDS encoding HesA/MoeB/ThiF family protein — protein sequence MDDAGLLRYSRQIMLPDVDMAGQEALSRSRVLIVGLGGLGSPAALYLAAAGIGTLVLADDDHVDLTNLQRQILHGTADVDRPKTASARDRLHALNPEPRIELINDRLQGDLLHEAAAAADVVLDGTDNFDTRFAVNAACVATGTPLISGAAIRLEGQLGVFRPDLDDGPCYACLFPPDADTPHETCSETGVLGPVVGVVGSLQATEAIRLITGFGTPATGRFTLWDARSGEWRSFTVARDPACQVCGTRG from the coding sequence ATGGATGACGCGGGCCTGCTGCGTTACAGCCGCCAGATCATGCTGCCCGACGTGGACATGGCGGGCCAGGAGGCGCTGTCCCGGTCCAGGGTCCTGATCGTCGGGCTGGGCGGCCTCGGCTCCCCCGCCGCACTCTACCTCGCCGCTGCCGGCATCGGCACGCTGGTCCTTGCAGACGACGATCATGTGGATCTCACCAACCTGCAGCGGCAGATCCTCCACGGCACGGCGGATGTCGACCGCCCGAAGACGGCGTCGGCGCGGGACCGGCTGCACGCCCTGAACCCCGAGCCGCGAATCGAGCTGATCAATGATCGCCTGCAAGGCGACCTGTTGCATGAGGCGGCGGCCGCCGCCGATGTGGTGCTCGACGGCACCGACAACTTCGACACCCGGTTCGCGGTCAATGCCGCGTGCGTGGCCACGGGCACACCGCTGATCTCCGGCGCGGCAATCCGCCTGGAGGGGCAGCTCGGGGTATTCCGGCCGGACCTGGACGACGGCCCGTGCTACGCCTGCCTGTTCCCGCCGGACGCCGACACGCCGCACGAGACCTGCAGCGAGACGGGGGTGCTCGGGCCGGTGGTCGGTGTTGTCGGCAGCCTGCAGGCCACCGAAGCGATCCGGCTCATTACCGGTTTCGGCACTCCGGCCACGGGCCGGTTCACGCTCTGGGACGCGCGCTCGGGCGAATGGCGGAGTTTTACGGTGGCGCGGGACCCCGCGTGCCAGGTCTGCGGCACACGGGG